One Gemmatimonadetes bacterium SCN 70-22 DNA segment encodes these proteins:
- a CDS encoding AAA family ATPase: MPPYTPRVVETEIDELMSGLAAVALEGPKGVGKTATAERRATTIYRMDDDAQRQLVSASPKVALQAAPPVLIDEWQRLPQVWDAVRRSVDEGASPGRYLLTGSALPADDEVGARPHSGAGRIVSVRMRPMSLAERGLGPTTVSLKELLGGGRPDVSGTSPVDLAQYAAEVVASGLPGIRSLQGRARRAQLDGYLERVVNRDVLEAGHPVRKSHALRRWMTAYAAASATTTTLAKIRDAATSGDGQTATKPTIQTYREVLERLYLLDPVPGWTPSRSHLARLVQAPRHHLADPALAARLLGADEGALLAGETSPLFRAENGTASETTAPRDGTLFGQLFESLVTLSVRVYAQAAEARVRHLRMQDGRHEVDLIVERADHRVVAIEVKLSASVEDRDVRHLLWLREQLGKDLLDAVIVTTGEHAYRRADGIAVVPAALLGV, translated from the coding sequence ATGCCCCCCTACACGCCCAGAGTCGTCGAGACGGAAATCGACGAGCTGATGAGTGGTCTTGCCGCGGTGGCGCTGGAGGGGCCGAAGGGAGTCGGAAAGACGGCGACCGCCGAACGCCGGGCGACGACGATCTACCGGATGGACGACGACGCGCAGCGCCAATTGGTGAGCGCGAGTCCCAAGGTCGCGCTGCAAGCAGCGCCACCCGTATTGATCGACGAATGGCAGCGCCTCCCGCAGGTGTGGGACGCCGTGCGGCGATCCGTCGATGAGGGAGCGAGTCCCGGACGCTATCTCCTCACCGGATCGGCATTGCCGGCCGATGACGAGGTGGGCGCCCGCCCGCATTCCGGCGCCGGCCGCATCGTATCCGTACGAATGCGGCCGATGTCCCTCGCGGAACGCGGACTCGGCCCGACGACCGTCAGCCTGAAGGAGTTGCTGGGCGGTGGCCGTCCCGATGTCTCAGGCACGAGCCCGGTCGATCTGGCCCAGTATGCAGCCGAGGTCGTGGCGTCGGGTCTTCCCGGAATCCGGAGCCTGCAGGGGCGCGCGCGACGTGCGCAGCTCGACGGCTACCTGGAGCGCGTGGTGAACCGCGACGTTCTGGAGGCGGGACACCCGGTTCGGAAGTCCCACGCCCTCCGGCGTTGGATGACCGCATACGCCGCCGCGAGTGCGACGACCACGACCCTGGCGAAGATCCGCGATGCGGCGACCAGCGGCGATGGCCAGACGGCGACCAAGCCGACCATCCAGACATATCGAGAGGTCCTGGAGCGGCTCTACCTGCTCGACCCGGTGCCGGGCTGGACCCCGTCTCGCAGTCACCTCGCGCGGCTCGTCCAGGCCCCGCGGCACCACCTCGCCGACCCCGCGCTCGCCGCCCGACTCCTCGGCGCGGACGAGGGGGCGCTGCTCGCCGGCGAGACCTCTCCGCTATTCCGCGCGGAAAATGGAACGGCGAGCGAGACGACGGCGCCGCGTGACGGAACACTCTTCGGTCAGCTCTTCGAGTCCCTCGTGACGTTGTCGGTGCGCGTCTACGCCCAGGCGGCCGAGGCGCGAGTGCGCCACCTGCGGATGCAAGACGGGAGGCACGAGGTCGATCTCATCGTCGAACGCGCCGACCATCGCGTCGTCGCGATCGAGGTCAAGCTCAGCGCGTCGGTCGAGGATCGCGACGTGCGGCACCTGCTCTGGCTCAGGGAGCAACTTGGCAAGGACTTGCTGGACGCCGTCATCGTGACGACCGGCGAGCATGCGTACCGTCGAGCGGACGGCATTGCGGTGGTGCCGGCGGCGTTGCTCGGGGTGTGA
- a CDS encoding luciferase has protein sequence MTAPLELGLETFGDVTRDSAGQLLSHPQVIRDVIDEAVLADQVGVDFFGIGEHHRADFAVSSPEMVLATIAGRTTRIRLGSAVTVLSSDDPVRVFQRFSTLDAASNGRAEIILGRGSFTESFPLFGFPLDQYNTLFEERLDLFAAILESDRTGTPLSWRGTTRAPLSNQRVYPSTTNGTIKTWIGVGGSPESVVRAARYKLPLILAIIGGSPLRFAPYVDLYHRALGEFGVESLPIGVHSHGHVAESDAQAKAELWQPWREMRDRIGAERGWPPTSRADFEREAEEGSLYVGAPDTVARRIAATVQALGLARFDIKYSAGTLAHEVLMRSIGLFGGEVMPRVRAILEASHETAPAARPA, from the coding sequence ATGACCGCTCCGCTCGAACTCGGCCTCGAGACCTTCGGCGACGTCACCCGCGATAGCGCCGGGCAGCTCCTCTCGCACCCCCAGGTCATCCGCGACGTCATCGACGAGGCCGTCCTCGCCGACCAGGTCGGCGTCGACTTCTTCGGCATCGGCGAGCACCATCGCGCCGACTTCGCCGTCTCCTCCCCCGAGATGGTCCTCGCGACAATCGCCGGCCGCACCACCCGCATCCGGCTCGGCTCGGCGGTCACCGTGCTCAGCTCGGATGATCCGGTGCGCGTCTTCCAGCGATTCTCCACCCTCGACGCCGCGTCGAATGGACGGGCCGAGATCATCCTCGGGCGCGGATCGTTCACCGAATCGTTTCCGTTGTTCGGCTTTCCGCTCGACCAGTACAACACCCTGTTCGAGGAGCGGCTGGATCTCTTTGCCGCCATTCTCGAGTCCGACCGCACCGGCACGCCGCTCAGCTGGCGCGGCACCACCCGCGCTCCGCTCAGCAACCAGCGCGTCTATCCGTCCACGACCAACGGCACCATCAAGACCTGGATCGGCGTCGGCGGGAGCCCCGAGTCGGTCGTGCGCGCCGCCAGGTACAAGCTGCCGCTGATCCTGGCCATCATCGGTGGCTCGCCGCTGCGCTTCGCGCCGTACGTCGACCTGTATCATCGCGCCCTGGGGGAGTTCGGCGTCGAGTCGCTCCCCATCGGCGTGCACTCGCACGGGCATGTCGCCGAGAGCGATGCGCAGGCGAAGGCCGAGCTCTGGCAGCCGTGGCGCGAGATGCGCGACCGCATCGGGGCCGAGCGCGGGTGGCCTCCCACCAGCCGCGCCGACTTCGAGCGCGAGGCCGAGGAGGGGTCGCTCTACGTCGGTGCGCCCGACACCGTGGCCCGGCGGATTGCGGCGACGGTGCAGGCGCTGGGGTTGGCGCGGTTCGACATCAAGTACAGCGCGGGGACGCTGGCGCACGAGGTGCTCATGCGGAGCATTGGGTTGTTTGGGGGGGAGGTGATGCCGAGGGTGCGGGCGATCCTCGAGGCGTCACACGAGACGGCTCCGGCGGCACGGCCGGCGTAA
- a CDS encoding glyoxalase, producing MKKIQVQGVHHITIVGSTRQSAIDFWEGVLGMPFIFEQPNLGNPAESHIYFDPGDGRLLTVFTNESRQDAGRHAPREVGSVDHLAFNVSHATFTQAPQRLRDRGIEFYERDRGFMNSIYLRDPNGLLVELACYKFEIQEGFRAADVMIKAHRLRVERGAHHIMDEHLADAIEYLISTRDRLPHDAPAEVSGD from the coding sequence ATGAAGAAGATCCAGGTGCAGGGGGTGCATCACATCACCATCGTGGGGTCGACGCGGCAGAGCGCGATCGACTTCTGGGAAGGGGTGCTGGGGATGCCCTTCATCTTCGAGCAGCCGAACCTGGGGAACCCCGCGGAGAGCCACATCTACTTCGATCCGGGCGACGGGCGGCTGCTGACGGTCTTCACGAACGAGTCGCGCCAGGACGCCGGGCGACACGCCCCGCGCGAGGTGGGGAGCGTGGATCACCTGGCCTTCAACGTGTCGCACGCGACGTTCACCCAGGCCCCGCAGCGGCTGCGCGATCGCGGAATCGAGTTCTACGAGCGCGACCGCGGCTTCATGAACTCGATCTACCTGCGCGACCCGAACGGCCTCCTGGTGGAGCTGGCGTGCTACAAGTTCGAGATCCAGGAGGGGTTCCGCGCCGCGGACGTGATGATCAAGGCGCACCGCCTGCGAGTGGAGCGCGGGGCGCATCACATCATGGACGAGCACCTGGCCGATGCGATCGAGTACCTGATCTCGACACGCGACCGGCTGCCGCACGACGCGCCGGCGGAGGTGAGCGGGGACTGA
- a CDS encoding TetR family transcriptional regulator encodes MHETKQRLILAGLQLMLERGYHAVGVQDILAATRVPKGSFYHHFASKEDFALQAIDAYQGNVRAMLDAALGTPGRAPLDRVRAFFDGVRAAYANEGYLGCFLGALGQELSGASEVFRRKIDACLAQVASALAHSLEDARLRGDLPPATDTAALADVLVNAWEGAALRSRLLRTARPLDAVLDFYFSAVTAP; translated from the coding sequence ATGCACGAGACCAAGCAGCGGCTCATTCTGGCCGGCCTGCAGCTCATGCTCGAGCGTGGCTATCACGCCGTCGGCGTGCAGGACATCCTCGCCGCCACTCGCGTCCCCAAGGGGTCGTTCTATCACCACTTCGCGTCCAAGGAAGATTTCGCCCTGCAGGCCATCGACGCCTACCAGGGCAACGTGCGCGCCATGCTCGACGCCGCGCTCGGCACCCCCGGCCGCGCCCCGCTCGATCGGGTGCGCGCCTTCTTCGACGGGGTCCGCGCCGCCTACGCCAACGAGGGCTATCTCGGCTGCTTTCTCGGCGCCCTTGGCCAGGAACTGTCCGGGGCGAGCGAGGTCTTTCGCCGCAAGATCGACGCGTGCCTCGCCCAAGTCGCCTCCGCCCTCGCCCACTCCCTCGAGGACGCCCGTCTGCGCGGCGATCTCCCTCCCGCGACCGACACTGCGGCATTGGCCGACGTGCTCGTGAACGCCTGGGAGGGGGCCGCACTTCGGTCGCGTCTGCTACGCACTGCGCGCCCCCTCGACGCCGTGCTGGACTTCTACTTCTCTGCCGTGACCGCCCCCTGA